TTAAGTAGCCGTGAAAATTTTGGTTGCGATAGCGCAGAGGCATCAATAAGTGCTTCCCCAGAAAGAAAGGCCTAAGCCAAGTATTTCCCAGGTCTACTGGTTCTTGAACCAACCGATCAGTCATTTGCGTTTTTAGGGTTGATTTTAATAATTGGTCCAAAGTACACTGACTCCGGTACAAGAAGCCCTCACTGGTTAAGATCAAAGACCCCTTTAAATAGGCTTTATCTGTGTGATTTTTCAGCAAACGGCCTTTGACTTCTAAAACCATGAGGGTATCCTCACGAAAATGCCCGATACTCCGCGGAACTTCCTGAGCTATCCGATAGGCTCTAATCAGGTCGTCAGCCTCCACTAAAGAAAGGTACTTATGCGGTAAATTCAAGGCATAGTGCTGGCAATAGTCACTATCCTTATTTGAAATAAGGGAAGAATTGTCAGATGACCGAGTGGCTTCTGGGGCCTCATTAGCTAGGGTCGACTTTGCTAGTGACTCTATAGATTGGGCCTCACTGGTATTTACAGCAGCGGGATCTTCTCCCACTTGAGACGGGGACATATGGCAAGACGTTAGCGACATGTTTTCCAACATTTCTGGTACTCCTTCATTGTATTAGTTCTCAGTTATTGAGAAACCATTTTTAAGATAGCATATATTCTTCCAGTAAAGACTATCTTTACTTAAAGCTAATCCATTTTTTACCAGGAATTTACAAAACTTATTTTTAAACGCTTACATCCGCCTTTTTACCTAAAATTTACCCTACTTTTACAAAGGGGCCCCTGTTTGTCTAGTTCTCTTTGAGCATTCCTTCTGCCTTTACATAATGGTCGTTGAATATCTAACAAGCAAGCATATCATTTTGAAGTATTAAAAAACAACAAATCCCTAGATTAAATTCTAGTTATTTGTTGTTTCAAGGTCTTACGCACCTAGCTATTCCGTCTTTGATATCAGTTTTAGAAGTGCACATCGACAACGAGATGGCCACCTACAGCATTAACAATTTCTTGTAGGGTACCTAAACTAATATTTTGTTGACGTGATTCAACCCGTGAGATATAACTTTGCTTACGCCCAGAAATATCCGCTAATTGAGCCTGGGATAGCCCCTTTTCTTGACGGATTTTTAGCAACACATCAGAAGCCTTAATACTTGCTTGTTGTCTTGCAATATTTTTTTCATCAAGGGATAGGTCTTCTCTATGCGTATCCATATTCATCCCCTCCTAAATATTTCACACAACTCATCATAATATTTTTAATAAACATATATCCTATATTTATATTATACATAAATCATAAGATAATGCATAGATATAAACTTTGGACGAGCTATCTCAAATATTTATAAATTCTCAGCAAAGTGAACCCATCAAGAAAACATGGGAAAATCGAAAAGCCAACCAATAGATATAAGCGCTTGACATGGACTAAAAAGTTAATTAATCAAAGCACTTGTAGGGTTACAAAAGCACTAGTCTTCTTGGCCTAAGTGACTGAGCAAATAGGTCACTAAGCAGCCTGCTCCAAAACCGAGTAAGAGATGGCTCCAGTTAAAGCGCTTCACTTCTTCATCATCCAAACGCGTTGGAATCACCCGGCCGGTTGCTTCAGAAATATCCTGGATATCCTCATTTAACAATTCTTCCATCGGTTGATCAAAAATCGATGATAGTAATATTAAGTTTTCCACGTTGGGATAGCTTTTATTATTCTCCCAATTAGACACTGTTTGTTGGGTGGTTTTTAGATAACTCGCCAATTGTCCTTGGGAAATATTATTTAACTCACGTTGTTCTTTAATTATTTGACCAATTTTCATCTTGCCACTCCTCAATAATAGACAATAATTCTCATTCTTTATTAGTATACAAGATTATTGGTAGGAGGACAAATGCTTATTCTTATTCATTAACGCTTGATTTTCTTAGCTAAGCCCTTGTCAAGGCTGAAGAATTGGTGTATAATTTCGAAGATTTGGGCTAAATTAGCCGCTTTATTTTAGCTTAGGGAATTTCCCTTGAGGATTTTTGGAAGGAGATACTATGACATCAGCAGAAAATTTAATGAAAATGAATTACGACATTGAGGATCGGCCCCCACGTGGTGAGGGATTGCTCCTAAGTTTCCAACACGTCTTCGCTATGTTCGGTGCAACCATTCTGGTTCCCTTAATCTTAGGTCTACCGGTATCGGTTGCTCTCTTCTGTAGTGGGATTGGTACCTTAATCTACCACTTTGCCACCCAAAATAAGGTGCCTGTTTATCTGGGCTCATCCTTTGCCTTCATTGGCGCTATGGCCCACGCTATCGAGCAGTTAGGTGGCGATATTTCTGCGGCTCAAACTGGGGTCATGCTAGCCGGCGGAATCTATGTCTTAGTGGCTCTTTTGGTTAAAATGTTAGGGAGTAGCTGGATTGACCGCCTCCTGCCTCCAATTGTTATCGGTCCAATGATCATTGTCATCGGTTTGAGTCTATCCTCATCTGCTGTCACCAACGCAGGATTCACTCCGGACGGGACCTGGCAACAAATGTTGACCGCCCTAATCACCTTCCTGATCTGTGCCTTTGTTAATGTTTATGGACGGGGATTTATTCGAGTGATTCCTTTCTTGATTGGTTTAGTTGGGGGTTATATTGTTGCTGCCTGCCTAGGACTAGTCGATATTAGTCCAGTAGCTGACGCCGCTTGGTTTGAAATTCCTGATTTCTATTTACCTTTTAAGACGCCATTCTTTAATAGCTACCAACTTAACTTTGGTCCAGAAGCCATTGCCATTTTACCAGTGGCGGTAGTTACCATTTCTGAACATATTGGTGACCATACCGTTTTAAGTGAAATTTGCGGCCGTCAATTTCTCAAGAATCCTGGTCTCCACCGGACCTTGATGGGTGACGGGATTGCGACCTCGGTTTCTGCCTTCCTAGGTGGACCTGCCAATACCACTTACGGGGAAAATACTGGGGTTATTGGCCTCACCCGAGTGGCTTCGGTTTCCGTTATCCGTAATGCCGCTCTCTTGGCGATCATGCTCAGTTGCTTGGGTAAATTCACCGCCCTCATTTCAACCATTCCAGCAGCTGTCCTCGGTGGCATGTCTATCCTCCTTTATGGGGTCATTGCAAGTAACGGCCTCAAAGTCCTCATTGAAGCCCGGGTAAACTTCAACCAAGTCCGTAACCTGGTTATCGCCAGTGCCATGTTAGTTCTCGGTCTAGGAGGCGCAGTGCTTAAATTAGGTGCCTTTACCCTTTCTGGAACCGCCCTGGCTGCTATGGTAGGGATTATTCTTAACCTACTCCTACCTGAGATTAAAACTTTAAAAACAAAATAGAACGATTAAATAGCTGGGATGGCTCTTCTCAGCTATTTTTTATTCTTAATTTTTCTAGTAATATTTAAAAAAATCTTTGAAAGAAGCCCTCCATTTCAATGGTATAATAAGGCTAATCAGTGAATTTTACCAAGTAATTAAATGAATAAAGGAGAGACTTATGTCCATTTTAGTTACAGGCGGAGCGGGCTATATTGGTTCGCATACCGTTATTGAATTAATCAACTCTGGCTATGAAGTTGTTATTGTCGATGACTTCTCTAATAGTAAGCCAACCGTTCTTGACCGGATCGAAAAAATTGCTGGTAAGCGTCCGACTTTCTACGAAGCAAATATCTTAGATGGAGATGCCTTACGCCAAATCTTTGAAAAAGAATCCATCGATGCTGTCATTCACTATGCAGCCTTTAAAGCGGTCGGTGAATCCGTTGAAAAACCAATTGACTACTATCACAATAATATGGGTGGACTCCTTCAAGTATTAAAAGTGATGAAGGAATTTGATGTGAAGGAATTTGTCTATTCTTCAAGTGCCACGGTCTATGGGATGAATAATGTCTCCCCCCTAACCGAAGACTTACCAACCAGTGCTACCAATCCATACGGCTATAGTAAGGTCATGGGCGAACAAATTTTAAAAGATACCTACAAGGCTTATCCTGACTGGTCTATTATGATCTTACGCTACTTCAACCCTATCGGAGCCCACGAAAGCGGCCTGATTGGTGAAGACCCCCAAGGCGTCCCTAATAACATCATGCCTTATATCACCCAAGTAGCCATTGGTAAGTTAGAAAAATTACATGTTTTTGGTAATGATTACGATACCCATGATGGTACTGGAGTCCGCGATTACCTCCACGTGGTTGACTTGGCTAAGGGCCACGTTGCAGCTATCGACTATGCCAATAAACATCAAGGCCTTGAAATTGTCAACTTAGGCACCGGTCAAGGCTATTCCGTTCTGGACTTAGTCAATACCTTCCAAGAAGTCAACCAAGTTGAGCTTCCTTATGTTATTGACGAACGCCGGGCTGGTGATGTGGCTGAATGTTATGCTGACCCCTCCTACGCTAAAGAATTACTAGGTTGGGAAGCAGAAGAAGATTTAGCTGATATGTGTCGGGACTCCTGGCACTGGCAAGAAACCTGCCCTAACGGTTACGAAGATTAAGAATCAAGAAGAGAGAGTTTGTCACTTTAGACAGACTCTTTTTTTGTTGGCTAATTTTAATAAGAAAGACCCGCTAGTTTTACCGAAAGCTTCTTAGCTAGCTTGCATGTTCACCATAAAATGTTTAAACTAGAGAAAACCTGCTTAAATGAAGAAAGGAAAGCCTATGTCAGATTCACAAGGGCCCAGTTTTTCCTGGCACAAGTTGGTCCAGGAAATCCTAGCCACCCTCAAATCCCTCATTAAGATGCTGGCCCGCCTCGTTTATTATCTCATTGATCACTTGACCCGCATCCTGCTACCGCTCTTTCGAAGAATTGACCGAGTCCTGCCCCAAGGAAATAGCCAAAACAAGGATCAAGGCAGTCCGTTCAAGCGCCAAGTCCAAGAAAAGGTCAATAGCCAACTCCAGCCTAGCTTAAATCCACTTAAAAGCTTTTGGCATAAACTAGCCCTCCCCCTCCAATGGGGAGTGGTCCTTGGACTCTTAGGGCTGGTCTTCTTCCTAGCAAGCCCCAGTTATCAGGGGGCAGCTAGTGATAACCTTTTAGGTCTCAAGGCACAATCCTCACAACTAGCTGGCCAAGACCACTACCAAGCCGATAACTGGGAGATTGACCAAGACGATGTCTCTGTTTATCACGGGCCAGAGGAAAAGGAGCCAGCCGACCAGGCCTTGACCACTAAAGACCAGGACCCAGCTATTCTCGACGAAAAAATCGCCCAGTATGAGTCTAAACGAGCTCGTTACCCAAGAAGGGCAACAAGAATCAAGCGCTCAGAGGAAGAAAAAATGACGGATTCCAAGCTGCCACAAGAGTCCATTGATACTGATAGCTCAAATCCTGGCAGTGAGTATCCCTCCCAGTCTTCTAAGTCAGAAGAGAGCCAGGTTCAAGCTGGCCAAAGTTATCAAGTCCAAGCCGGCGATAGCCTCTACCGCATCGCCCAGGACCACGGCATGACCGTAGACGAGCTCACGGCCTTAAACGGCATGACTCGGCCTGTGCTTATGCCTGGTCAAAGGATTAAAGTCAAATAAGACAGAAGGCTTTCCCTCTCCACTATTTGATAAAGCAAAAAAAGACTAGCCACATAGCTTTAACAGCTAGGGCTAGCCTTTTTATTTTCTCTATATTTTATCTATTAATGATTAGTTAACACGTAATTCAGTATCGCCAGTTTCAATCACTGATTTTGTAGCATTCAAGGCATGGAAGACCATGTTTTGAACGGATTCATCAGTATAGTAGGCAATATGTGGGGTGTAGGATACTGCTGGGTGGTGTAATAAACGTAAGAAGGTTTGGTCAACAATCCCCTTATGTGACCAGTCATGTTTGACATAGTCGAATTCGTTTTCGTAGGTGTCTAACATAGCAGCTTGTAAATGACCTGCATCAAGAGCGTCAAGTAAAGCATCAGTGTCAATTAAAGCCCCACGACCAGCATTGATAATCACAGCGCCTTCCTTACATTGTTTGAGTAAGTCAGCGTTAAATAAATGATAGGTATCATCAGTTGAAGGTAAGTGAAGAGAAATAATGTCGGCTTCTTTCACACATTCTTCTGGTGTGTCACGGTATTCCAATAAGTCCCCTAATTTATCATTTGGATAGAGGTCGTAACCAAGGATCTTGCAGCCGAAGCCTTTGAAAAGACGAGCAGTTGCTTGACCAATACGGCCAGTACCTAAGATAGCAACGGTCTTAGTCCCTAAACGTTGGCCACGGATATAGAGAGATTCTCTGAAATCATGGTGGTTAGAATGATCTCTAACGGTATATAATTTACGGATAGCGTTTAAGGCTTGTGCTAGAGTGTATTCAGCAATGGATTCTGGTGAATAAGCTGGCACATTAGAAATGATCACGTCATTTTCAGCAGCTAATTCAAG
This genomic stretch from Aerococcus mictus harbors:
- a CDS encoding helix-turn-helix transcriptional regulator, with product MKIGQIIKEQRELNNISQGQLASYLKTTQQTVSNWENNKSYPNVENLILLSSIFDQPMEELLNEDIQDISEATGRVIPTRLDDEEVKRFNWSHLLLGFGAGCLVTYLLSHLGQED
- a CDS encoding helix-turn-helix domain-containing protein, with protein sequence MDTHREDLSLDEKNIARQQASIKASDVLLKIRQEKGLSQAQLADISGRKQSYISRVESRQQNISLGTLQEIVNAVGGHLVVDVHF
- a CDS encoding uracil-xanthine permease family protein, with translation MKMNYDIEDRPPRGEGLLLSFQHVFAMFGATILVPLILGLPVSVALFCSGIGTLIYHFATQNKVPVYLGSSFAFIGAMAHAIEQLGGDISAAQTGVMLAGGIYVLVALLVKMLGSSWIDRLLPPIVIGPMIIVIGLSLSSSAVTNAGFTPDGTWQQMLTALITFLICAFVNVYGRGFIRVIPFLIGLVGGYIVAACLGLVDISPVADAAWFEIPDFYLPFKTPFFNSYQLNFGPEAIAILPVAVVTISEHIGDHTVLSEICGRQFLKNPGLHRTLMGDGIATSVSAFLGGPANTTYGENTGVIGLTRVASVSVIRNAALLAIMLSCLGKFTALISTIPAAVLGGMSILLYGVIASNGLKVLIEARVNFNQVRNLVIASAMLVLGLGGAVLKLGAFTLSGTALAAMVGIILNLLLPEIKTLKTK
- a CDS encoding LysM peptidoglycan-binding domain-containing protein; the encoded protein is MSDSQGPSFSWHKLVQEILATLKSLIKMLARLVYYLIDHLTRILLPLFRRIDRVLPQGNSQNKDQGSPFKRQVQEKVNSQLQPSLNPLKSFWHKLALPLQWGVVLGLLGLVFFLASPSYQGAASDNLLGLKAQSSQLAGQDHYQADNWEIDQDDVSVYHGPEEKEPADQALTTKDQDPAILDEKIAQYESKRARYPRRATRIKRSEEEKMTDSKLPQESIDTDSSNPGSEYPSQSSKSEESQVQAGQSYQVQAGDSLYRIAQDHGMTVDELTALNGMTRPVLMPGQRIKVK
- the galE gene encoding UDP-glucose 4-epimerase GalE; this encodes MSILVTGGAGYIGSHTVIELINSGYEVVIVDDFSNSKPTVLDRIEKIAGKRPTFYEANILDGDALRQIFEKESIDAVIHYAAFKAVGESVEKPIDYYHNNMGGLLQVLKVMKEFDVKEFVYSSSATVYGMNNVSPLTEDLPTSATNPYGYSKVMGEQILKDTYKAYPDWSIMILRYFNPIGAHESGLIGEDPQGVPNNIMPYITQVAIGKLEKLHVFGNDYDTHDGTGVRDYLHVVDLAKGHVAAIDYANKHQGLEIVNLGTGQGYSVLDLVNTFQEVNQVELPYVIDERRAGDVAECYADPSYAKELLGWEAEEDLADMCRDSWHWQETCPNGYED
- a CDS encoding D-2-hydroxyacid dehydrogenase — its product is MTKIYMYGVSEQEEDLAKKWGEDNNVELTLDADILSEATVDRCEGYDGVSTYQYTPLEDSVYPVLKSFGIKNIAQRMAGFDPYNLELAAENDVIISNVPAYSPESIAEYTLAQALNAIRKLYTVRDHSNHHDFRESLYIRGQRLGTKTVAILGTGRIGQATARLFKGFGCKILGYDLYPNDKLGDLLEYRDTPEECVKEADIISLHLPSTDDTYHLFNADLLKQCKEGAVIINAGRGALIDTDALLDALDAGHLQAAMLDTYENEFDYVKHDWSHKGIVDQTFLRLLHHPAVSYTPHIAYYTDESVQNMVFHALNATKSVIETGDTELRVN